Proteins from one Pseudoalteromonas rubra genomic window:
- a CDS encoding hybrid sensor histidine kinase/response regulator, which translates to MKSLRASFFITFLVMLVVSCGIGLMSHFVRTEVNTLSQKQAQLFQLTELAHELKLSSDNLTNFARAYAVTGDEKWQQLFQYVLLVRDGEVQAQSANTFDYWDNLASPHTSLPKPERIEDGHNIIERFQQLGAQDFELLQMQNALSTSNGLVGLERQAFNAIQGIYRDEYGNWVEGGKPDLTSAQKILFSDTYLAEKSKIMTAIGEAHRAIATRLNNELQSHQDSLNAAYMFRNVFNLILLINIALSFYLLWKLYINPVASIQKQVVNNVERGNYNFTLDESVKGELSGLSVSMNKLLNDLSEQLEFNTIMKDFGLALRGKKSPHDLGEELLQFLEQRLSVPLLGLYVFEDQKALNRVAGTGYSSSCATTYTNYDSIHFHVLSTQKPYSMKFEKEQYAIELNGQKLSISELYYFPLVVSNDSIGLLELGSLVELTEQDYKWVKSVINDLAVSLQLTQNIDLQSKAEKRIVEQLELNKKILNAIPSPMYYKNSEGQYLGVNSVFNQYFGTFDADVLDATAEDIFDYEIAQVFEQSHQDLIDRESNHHYEITIENAEGDPRNFIVYEALFTNAENRLAGVVGLLLDVTERKQMEQELRLAKDKADEMSTAKGEFLANMSHEIRTPMNAIIGMSHLALRTDLTPQQMGYINKIDQAAKSLLGIINDILDFSKIESGKLEIENIDFSLQEVMDNVVNINVIRVQEKGLEMLLDIAPDVPISLIGDPLRLGQILINLCGNAIKFTEQGEITISVTVAEQSEDLVILKFSVKDTGIGMSREQQNKLFQAFSQADGSITRKYGGTGLGLSICKKLVELMGGSIGVHSEQGKGSEFFFTIKSSLQSAKLTNVICPDSQLAGKQALVVDDNESARAILTNLLKAMKFQVTCSASGSGAIELAQAGVYDIIFMDWKMPHMSGIDAIKHIRALELETEPKYVLVTAYGTDIGMNSEVHELIDSVILKPVNASVLLNSIMESFQLSEPQGESESYRKVDNTALLFEQQHVLLVEDNSTNQEIAAEMLSSLNLQVSIAENGQVAVEMIKEQAFDIVLMDIQMPVMDGYSATKYIRKLSQFNALPIIAMTANVMNEDLQKCQSAGMNDHIGKPINFNQMAETIRHHLYKQSELTDPAVLKNEAELDNGKDAKNDEQIEIAGVDVERAIKRLGGNDKAFWSIINKFARNQIEETINLNQALVIGDLEHAERIAHSLKGASANLCMDDLSKRAAEIEKAIGSGEQVELEQVEHLTEFLRKLHKQLSELNQEDTPSIKRTNVVSLKVTKEDFTQLEALLLSCDMQSVEQVRELAASHKLDEATSKQLIDLIEDFEFEEATKVVAHLLEKSA; encoded by the coding sequence ATGAAAAGCTTAAGAGCTAGCTTCTTTATCACTTTTTTAGTGATGCTGGTTGTAAGTTGTGGGATCGGCTTGATGTCGCATTTTGTAAGGACAGAAGTCAATACCCTATCACAGAAACAAGCACAGTTATTCCAACTTACGGAACTTGCTCATGAATTGAAACTCAGCTCGGATAACTTAACGAATTTTGCCCGGGCCTATGCGGTAACCGGCGATGAAAAATGGCAGCAGTTGTTTCAGTATGTTTTGCTTGTACGGGATGGCGAAGTGCAAGCCCAAAGTGCCAATACTTTTGATTATTGGGATAATCTTGCGTCGCCACATACCAGTTTGCCAAAGCCAGAGCGGATAGAAGACGGGCATAATATTATCGAGCGCTTTCAACAACTGGGGGCACAAGATTTTGAACTGTTGCAAATGCAAAACGCCCTGTCTACGTCGAATGGGTTAGTGGGGTTAGAAAGACAGGCGTTTAATGCCATTCAGGGGATCTACCGGGATGAGTATGGTAATTGGGTGGAAGGCGGGAAGCCCGACTTAACAAGCGCACAGAAAATTTTATTCAGTGATACATATTTAGCTGAAAAATCAAAAATTATGACCGCAATTGGTGAGGCGCACAGAGCAATTGCAACACGCCTTAATAATGAATTGCAAAGCCATCAAGACAGCCTCAACGCTGCTTATATGTTCAGGAATGTATTTAACCTGATATTACTCATCAATATCGCATTATCATTTTATCTGTTGTGGAAATTGTACATTAACCCAGTAGCCTCCATCCAAAAGCAGGTGGTCAACAATGTGGAACGAGGTAACTATAACTTTACGCTCGATGAATCCGTAAAAGGGGAGCTGTCAGGACTCTCTGTGTCTATGAATAAGTTGCTTAATGACTTGTCTGAGCAACTTGAGTTTAACACCATTATGAAGGACTTTGGTCTTGCACTACGAGGCAAGAAAAGCCCGCATGATCTTGGGGAAGAGCTGTTACAGTTTCTGGAGCAGCGGTTATCTGTGCCATTACTTGGTTTATATGTATTTGAAGATCAGAAAGCACTCAACCGAGTTGCCGGGACAGGTTATAGCAGCAGCTGCGCCACAACATATACCAATTATGACTCCATTCACTTTCATGTTCTTAGCACTCAAAAGCCCTACTCTATGAAGTTTGAAAAAGAGCAATATGCTATTGAGTTGAACGGACAAAAGCTCTCTATTAGTGAGCTATATTACTTCCCGCTGGTGGTGAGTAACGACAGTATCGGGTTATTGGAATTAGGCAGCCTGGTTGAGCTGACAGAGCAGGACTACAAGTGGGTTAAATCGGTTATTAATGATCTGGCGGTGAGTTTGCAATTGACCCAAAATATTGACCTACAGTCTAAAGCAGAAAAGCGCATTGTTGAGCAGCTTGAGTTGAATAAGAAAATTCTCAACGCCATCCCAAGCCCAATGTACTACAAAAATAGCGAAGGCCAATATTTAGGCGTAAATAGCGTTTTTAATCAATACTTTGGAACATTCGATGCCGATGTGTTGGACGCCACGGCTGAGGATATTTTCGATTATGAAATTGCTCAGGTTTTTGAGCAATCCCATCAGGATTTAATCGACAGAGAGTCAAACCACCATTATGAAATTACGATCGAGAATGCAGAAGGCGACCCCAGAAATTTCATTGTGTACGAGGCGTTATTTACCAATGCTGAAAATCGGCTGGCAGGCGTGGTTGGTTTGCTGCTTGACGTGACAGAACGCAAACAAATGGAGCAAGAATTAAGGCTGGCCAAAGATAAAGCCGATGAAATGAGTACCGCAAAAGGGGAGTTTTTGGCAAATATGAGCCACGAGATCCGAACCCCGATGAACGCCATAATCGGTATGAGCCATTTGGCGCTCAGAACTGATCTTACCCCTCAACAGATGGGCTATATCAATAAAATAGATCAAGCCGCGAAAAGTTTGCTGGGGATCATTAACGATATATTAGATTTTTCCAAAATTGAGTCAGGTAAGCTTGAAATTGAAAACATCGACTTTTCTTTGCAAGAGGTCATGGACAATGTGGTCAACATCAATGTGATTCGGGTGCAAGAGAAAGGCCTGGAGATGTTGCTAGATATCGCCCCTGATGTGCCAATTAGCCTGATTGGCGACCCTCTGCGTTTGGGGCAGATCCTGATTAATTTGTGTGGTAACGCCATTAAATTCACTGAGCAGGGTGAAATTACTATTTCGGTGACTGTCGCGGAGCAATCTGAAGACCTGGTAATCTTAAAGTTCTCGGTGAAAGATACGGGCATTGGCATGTCTCGCGAGCAGCAAAATAAGTTGTTTCAGGCTTTTTCGCAGGCAGATGGTTCAATCACACGTAAGTATGGTGGTACCGGACTTGGTCTGAGTATCTGCAAGAAACTTGTGGAGCTTATGGGGGGCTCTATTGGTGTTCACAGTGAGCAAGGGAAAGGCTCGGAGTTCTTTTTCACCATAAAGAGTAGCTTACAGTCGGCTAAGCTCACCAATGTAATCTGCCCTGACAGTCAGCTCGCGGGTAAGCAAGCGCTGGTTGTTGATGACAATGAAAGTGCACGGGCTATTTTAACTAATTTGCTTAAAGCAATGAAGTTTCAGGTGACGTGCTCTGCCAGTGGGTCAGGCGCCATTGAACTGGCGCAAGCCGGGGTTTATGACATTATTTTTATGGACTGGAAAATGCCGCATATGAGCGGTATTGATGCGATTAAACATATTCGGGCATTAGAGCTGGAAACAGAACCTAAATATGTGCTTGTCACAGCATATGGTACAGATATAGGCATGAACTCAGAGGTGCATGAACTGATTGACTCGGTCATTTTGAAGCCTGTGAATGCATCTGTGCTGCTCAATTCGATCATGGAGTCTTTTCAGTTGTCGGAGCCGCAAGGGGAGAGTGAGTCATATAGAAAGGTCGACAATACCGCGCTTTTATTTGAGCAACAGCATGTACTTTTGGTTGAAGACAACAGCACAAATCAGGAAATTGCCGCAGAAATGCTGTCCTCGTTAAACCTTCAGGTAAGTATTGCTGAGAATGGTCAGGTTGCGGTCGAAATGATTAAAGAGCAAGCGTTTGACATTGTACTGATGGACATACAAATGCCCGTTATGGACGGATATTCTGCAACAAAATACATCAGAAAGCTCAGTCAGTTTAACGCATTGCCAATTATCGCAATGACAGCAAACGTCATGAACGAAGATCTTCAAAAGTGTCAATCTGCCGGAATGAATGACCATATTGGCAAACCAATCAACTTCAATCAAATGGCAGAAACAATACGCCATCACTTGTATAAGCAATCTGAGCTTACTGATCCCGCAGTGCTGAAAAATGAAGCTGAGCTGGATAATGGAAAGGACGCGAAAAACGATGAGCAAATCGAAATAGCAGGTGTAGACGTTGAACGGGCTATCAAGCGACTGGGCGGCAATGACAAGGCGTTTTGGAGCATTATTAATAAATTTGCCAGAAACCAAATTGAGGAAACCATTAATTTGAATCAGGCGCTGGTCATAGGAGACCTGGAACATGCTGAGCGTATTGCCCATTCTCTGAAGGGGGCAAGTGCCAATTTATGCATGGATGACTTATCAAAACGCGCCGCAGAGATTGAAAAAGCGATTGGCAGCGGTGAGCAAGTCGAGTTGGAACAGGTAGAGCATCTGACTGAATTCCTGAGGAAGCTACACAAGCAGCTGAGTGAACTAAATCAGGAAGATACACCTTCAATTAAGCGAACAAATGTAGTTAGTTTAAAGGTAACGAAAGAGGACTTTACTCAGCTTGAAGCACTGCTGCTTAGTTGTGATATGCAATCAGTTGAACAGGTGCGCGAGCTTGCCGCCAGCCATAAGTTGGATGAGGCGACCAGCAAGCAGCTTATTGATCTGATTGAAGACTTTGAATTTGAAGAGGCTACCAAGGTGGTTGCCCATTTGTTAGAAAAATCAGCGTAG
- a CDS encoding S9 family peptidase, with the protein MPFGLKRTLQCSLLAFATLPVLAQANAGLQAEDIFELEYASDPQISPNGAQVVYVRNSNDVMKDAKRQNLWLVDAKTGVQSPLFSDENRYYQPRWSPDGSKIAFLSDVSGSTQVHVHYIAQNRTALLTQLQSGISDLTWSPDGKWLAFSQKVEEKPAVIAKMPAKPKGAKWSESAIVIDKAYYQADGRGLVKPGYRQIFVLPSEGGTPRQLTSGNYHHSGKLAWRSDSKGIVFSANRIADWEYKRLEGDLFEVDFAGKITQLTNAPGREHSPSFSENGKQLAFLSSSGELNPYRNHKLNIMNWQSKESRMIAKDFDRSIQSPSWIGSTKLAMAYDDHGMRKLATITTKGKIKDLTNMLSGTTLGRPYLSGQFSANFDGEIAFTKGSSSRPADVAVTTSKGKVKSLTALNEDLLAHKSLGKVHEITYKSSFDGEQIQGWYITPPNFDPNKKYPLLMEIHGGPHLAYGPHFSAELQRYAAQGYVVFYDNHRGSSSYGERFAMLLKYKYSSKEDFADHNSGVDAMIAKGFIDQDNLFIAGGSAGGIATAYAIGLTDRFNAAVVVKPVINWLSKVLTADSGLVQIPTQFPGMPWEHVDHYWERSPLSLVGNVTTPTMLMTGEEDLRTPMAETEQFYQALKHRKIDSVLVKIPGAPHGIAGRPSRMISKIEHTLAWFEKYKK; encoded by the coding sequence ATGCCTTTTGGACTGAAACGTACTTTGCAATGTTCTTTACTGGCGTTTGCAACACTACCCGTATTGGCGCAGGCAAATGCCGGGCTACAGGCTGAAGATATTTTTGAGCTGGAGTATGCAAGCGATCCACAGATTTCGCCCAATGGTGCGCAAGTGGTGTACGTACGTAACAGCAACGACGTGATGAAGGATGCCAAAAGACAAAATTTATGGCTGGTCGATGCAAAAACGGGCGTACAGTCTCCTTTGTTCTCAGACGAAAACCGCTACTATCAGCCGCGCTGGTCACCCGATGGCAGTAAGATCGCCTTTTTGAGTGATGTGTCTGGCAGCACTCAGGTGCACGTGCATTATATTGCGCAAAACCGCACGGCTTTGCTGACTCAGTTACAGTCTGGGATAAGTGACCTGACCTGGTCGCCAGATGGTAAATGGCTGGCATTTAGCCAAAAAGTTGAGGAAAAGCCAGCGGTGATTGCCAAGATGCCGGCAAAACCAAAAGGCGCAAAATGGTCCGAGTCGGCCATTGTGATTGATAAAGCCTATTATCAGGCGGATGGGCGCGGTCTGGTTAAGCCCGGATATCGGCAAATTTTTGTGTTGCCAAGTGAGGGCGGCACGCCTCGTCAGCTGACTTCAGGTAACTATCACCACAGTGGTAAACTGGCGTGGCGCAGTGATTCAAAGGGCATTGTGTTCTCGGCAAATCGCATTGCAGACTGGGAATACAAGCGACTGGAAGGCGATCTGTTTGAGGTTGATTTTGCAGGTAAGATCACACAGTTGACCAATGCACCGGGACGTGAGCACTCGCCGAGTTTTTCGGAAAATGGCAAACAGCTGGCGTTTTTGAGTTCATCGGGCGAGCTGAACCCTTATCGCAATCACAAGCTGAACATTATGAACTGGCAAAGCAAAGAATCGCGCATGATAGCGAAGGACTTTGACCGTTCAATCCAAAGCCCAAGCTGGATAGGCAGCACTAAGCTGGCAATGGCTTACGACGACCATGGCATGCGCAAACTGGCGACGATTACGACCAAAGGCAAAATCAAAGACCTGACCAATATGCTGTCAGGCACCACGTTGGGTCGCCCTTATCTGAGCGGTCAGTTCAGCGCCAACTTTGATGGTGAGATTGCTTTTACCAAAGGCTCAAGCTCGCGTCCGGCTGATGTCGCTGTCACAACCAGTAAAGGCAAGGTAAAATCGCTAACTGCGCTGAACGAGGACTTACTGGCACACAAATCACTGGGTAAAGTGCACGAAATCACATACAAATCCTCGTTTGATGGTGAACAGATCCAGGGTTGGTACATCACGCCACCAAATTTTGATCCGAACAAGAAGTATCCATTGTTGATGGAGATCCACGGTGGTCCACATTTGGCTTATGGCCCACATTTCTCGGCTGAGTTACAACGCTATGCAGCACAGGGCTATGTGGTGTTTTACGACAACCATCGTGGCAGTAGCTCATATGGTGAGCGTTTTGCCATGTTGCTGAAATACAAGTACAGCTCAAAAGAAGACTTTGCCGATCACAACTCAGGTGTAGACGCCATGATTGCCAAGGGCTTTATTGATCAGGATAACTTGTTTATCGCGGGTGGCTCTGCGGGCGGTATCGCGACTGCCTATGCCATTGGCCTGACAGATCGCTTTAATGCTGCTGTTGTTGTTAAGCCAGTGATCAACTGGTTAAGTAAAGTACTGACCGCCGACAGTGGCTTGGTGCAGATCCCCACTCAGTTCCCGGGGATGCCATGGGAGCATGTTGACCATTACTGGGAGCGCTCACCATTATCTCTGGTTGGCAATGTTACCACGCCGACTATGCTGATGACTGGCGAAGAAGACTTGCGTACGCCAATGGCTGAAACAGAGCAGTTCTATCAGGCATTAAAACACCGTAAGATAGACTCTGTACTGGTGAAAATCCCGGGTGCACCACATGGTATTGCCGGGCGTCCTTCGCGGATGATCAGTAAGATAGAACATACGCTTGCGTGGTTCGAAAAATATAAAAAGTAA
- a CDS encoding S41 family peptidase: protein MRLIQYLGLSLVMLPCISSANEDFNKQEVVSTLVNEIENSYVETDKIPGLAKSLQQLKDNPAFKDAVTKDEFAALLSAELEKTDPHFGVQWRDPSGVVAQKKYEPWFTKLARNNSGFNKVEILPGNVGYIDFWGFDNVTDESKRTVTGVMKFVADADALLIDLRKNGGGSGEMVQLISSYFLKPDTHLNSIYWRTTNTAREFYTIKEVAAKANLTIPLYVLTSKGTFSAAEEFAYNLKHLNRATLVGEVTKGGANPWQFYELGNGFRAGIPIAKAINPVTKSNWEGVGVKPDIVTTSEAAFNTAYKRALKDIAKVADNEYQLAEIKDKIDTL, encoded by the coding sequence ATGAGGCTTATTCAGTACCTTGGCTTATCTCTGGTGATGCTACCTTGTATAAGCAGTGCCAATGAGGACTTTAACAAGCAGGAAGTTGTCAGCACCTTAGTGAATGAAATTGAAAACAGTTATGTTGAAACAGACAAAATTCCCGGCCTGGCAAAGAGCTTGCAGCAACTTAAAGATAACCCTGCCTTTAAGGATGCTGTTACTAAGGATGAATTTGCCGCTTTGTTGTCCGCAGAGCTGGAAAAAACCGACCCGCATTTTGGCGTACAGTGGCGCGATCCGAGCGGTGTTGTGGCACAGAAAAAATATGAACCTTGGTTCACTAAACTGGCGCGTAACAACTCTGGCTTTAACAAGGTCGAGATCTTGCCTGGCAACGTCGGTTATATTGACTTCTGGGGCTTTGATAATGTTACGGATGAATCAAAACGTACCGTGACAGGGGTGATGAAGTTTGTGGCCGATGCGGATGCATTGCTCATTGATTTGAGAAAAAATGGCGGTGGAAGCGGGGAAATGGTGCAGCTGATAAGTAGCTATTTTTTAAAGCCTGATACGCATTTAAATAGCATCTACTGGCGCACCACCAACACCGCGCGCGAATTTTATACAATAAAAGAGGTCGCAGCGAAGGCGAATTTGACCATTCCATTGTATGTGCTCACGAGCAAAGGAACCTTCTCGGCAGCCGAAGAGTTTGCCTACAATCTGAAGCACTTGAACAGAGCCACGTTGGTGGGTGAAGTTACCAAAGGGGGCGCAAATCCCTGGCAATTCTACGAGCTGGGTAACGGTTTCCGGGCTGGCATTCCTATTGCCAAGGCTATCAACCCTGTAACCAAAAGTAATTGGGAAGGCGTCGGAGTGAAACCGGACATCGTCACGACCAGTGAGGCGGCTTTCAATACGGCTTATAAACGTGCACTCAAAGACATCGCTAAGGTCGCTGATAACGAATATCAGCTGGCGGAAATAAAGGACAAAATCGATACTCTGTAA
- a CDS encoding alpha/beta hydrolase: protein MKFLKGFGLVTACWLSTAAASVQPASVYDKARDRAIPVEITYPESQSQCNEKALCPVAFLGAGYGMSHTDYTFLAKVLNKHGYLVVAIGHELPGDPPLSVSGNLFETRSENWQRGAKTLEFLHGELQRSITGYDFNNLTLVGHSNGGDIAAWLGNEGKPYVKQIITLDHRRVPLPKTKDIKVLSIRASDFPADSGVLPSEAEQVEFDSCVVTIPKARHDDIADFGPVWLKDKIVQLIRLHLGGKSCKQLQQA, encoded by the coding sequence ATGAAGTTTTTAAAAGGATTTGGTCTGGTAACTGCCTGCTGGTTGAGCACCGCTGCGGCCTCCGTTCAACCAGCCAGCGTTTACGATAAAGCCCGTGACAGAGCCATTCCGGTTGAGATCACTTATCCCGAATCTCAGTCACAGTGCAATGAAAAAGCCCTTTGCCCGGTGGCGTTCCTCGGCGCTGGCTACGGTATGTCGCATACTGATTATACCTTTTTAGCCAAAGTGCTGAATAAACACGGGTATCTGGTGGTTGCAATCGGACACGAATTACCGGGCGATCCGCCGCTTTCAGTCTCTGGTAATTTGTTTGAAACGCGCAGTGAAAACTGGCAGCGTGGTGCAAAGACACTGGAGTTTCTACACGGTGAATTGCAACGCAGCATAACAGGGTACGATTTTAATAATTTAACTTTGGTTGGCCACTCAAATGGCGGAGATATTGCTGCCTGGCTGGGTAATGAAGGCAAGCCCTATGTTAAACAGATCATTACCTTAGACCACCGCCGTGTGCCATTACCAAAAACTAAGGATATCAAGGTACTGTCGATACGCGCAAGCGATTTTCCGGCAGACTCGGGCGTGCTGCCCAGCGAAGCGGAGCAAGTCGAGTTTGATAGCTGTGTGGTGACCATTCCTAAAGCGCGCCATGATGATATTGCCGACTTTGGCCCTGTCTGGTTAAAAGACAAGATAGTGCAGCTTATTCGTCTGCATTTGGGCGGAAAATCTTGCAAACAGTTGCAACAAGCATAG
- a CDS encoding energy transducer TonB: MKYLLIALFTLVFIGGCSSTSQSDPQVKNGYVQMQFDINEQGRPENIRIIESSHNGLFDQEAIRSLKEWKYNPKTENGTPVRQTNQKVQLEFDIKN, encoded by the coding sequence ATGAAATACTTACTAATTGCCCTGTTTACCCTGGTTTTTATCGGCGGCTGCTCGTCAACTTCGCAGTCAGATCCTCAGGTTAAAAACGGCTATGTTCAGATGCAATTCGATATTAACGAGCAAGGCAGGCCCGAGAACATCCGAATTATTGAGTCAAGTCACAATGGCTTATTTGACCAAGAAGCCATACGCTCACTAAAAGAATGGAAATATAACCCTAAGACAGAGAATGGCACACCCGTCAGACAGACCAACCAAAAGGTACAGCTGGAATTTGATATTAAAAATTAA
- a CDS encoding MerR family transcriptional regulator → MKIGELSKQTGISIRMLRYYEEQGLLHPSRSPSGYRHYTPSDIQTLTRIQLLSAAGMTLNTILQFLPCIRGDRPIFEPCDELRNLLHSEIKAVDEKAARLAESKAILSRFLEEIEQG, encoded by the coding sequence ATGAAAATCGGCGAGTTATCGAAACAAACAGGGATCAGCATTCGCATGCTGCGGTATTACGAAGAGCAAGGCTTGCTTCACCCCAGCCGCTCCCCCTCAGGCTATCGCCACTACACACCGAGTGATATCCAGACTCTGACCCGTATTCAGTTACTGAGCGCGGCAGGCATGACACTAAATACCATTTTGCAGTTTTTACCCTGTATTCGCGGCGACAGGCCCATTTTTGAGCCCTGTGACGAGCTCAGAAACCTGTTACATAGCGAAATCAAAGCCGTTGATGAAAAAGCCGCGCGACTGGCTGAGAGTAAAGCGATACTCAGTCGGTTTTTGGAGGAAATAGAGCAAGGGTAA
- a CDS encoding aminotransferase class IV family protein, translating into MNEHIFTPQTVVNGTLLQSSQMSQLAFSGFAHFTAMQVRDGMAKGMDLHLDRLRHASVELFGQALSDEEILTSVRTAIVAAGTDLSLTVTLYSAHGEFTLDSMDTQPNIMVRTGVPANGPSGPLKLLATEYCRPLPEIKHVGEISKTHYLHKAAQQGYDDAVFIDDTGCLSEGTIWNLAFWDGETVIWPQAPKLQGTMMSMVQRQLRLLNIEQRTEPVTLASLLSLRGAVVMNSWTPGVEVAEISGHSLKESESLSELFHQAYTAEPMQAI; encoded by the coding sequence ATGAATGAACACATCTTTACGCCGCAAACTGTGGTCAATGGCACGCTACTTCAGAGTTCACAGATGAGCCAGCTGGCCTTCTCTGGTTTTGCACATTTTACCGCTATGCAGGTACGTGACGGCATGGCTAAAGGAATGGATCTGCATCTGGACAGGTTACGTCATGCCTCAGTCGAATTGTTTGGTCAGGCATTGTCTGATGAAGAAATTCTGACGTCTGTTCGTACTGCCATCGTTGCGGCGGGCACGGACTTGTCTTTGACGGTGACCTTGTATTCTGCTCATGGAGAGTTCACCCTGGATAGTATGGACACCCAGCCGAATATTATGGTTCGCACTGGTGTACCCGCGAATGGACCGAGCGGACCGCTGAAGCTGCTGGCTACCGAATATTGCCGACCTTTGCCTGAAATTAAACATGTTGGGGAGATCAGTAAAACTCACTACCTCCACAAGGCTGCACAGCAGGGCTATGATGATGCTGTATTTATAGATGATACCGGTTGTCTGAGTGAAGGGACCATCTGGAATCTGGCCTTTTGGGATGGTGAAACGGTGATTTGGCCACAGGCGCCAAAACTACAAGGCACTATGATGAGCATGGTTCAGCGGCAACTACGCTTACTTAATATCGAGCAGCGTACTGAGCCTGTGACATTGGCGAGTTTGCTATCGCTTCGCGGGGCTGTGGTGATGAATTCCTGGACACCAGGTGTAGAAGTGGCGGAAATTTCGGGCCACAGCCTGAAAGAGTCTGAATCCTTATCTGAGCTTTTTCATCAGGCTTATACGGCTGAGCCTATGCAGGCAATCTAG
- a CDS encoding RNA polymerase sigma factor, protein MNTQHAFKQMLADNDGRIRYIADRYGGASDRDDMYQEILLQLWRSYESFSGHSSIGTWVYKVALNTANTFVKTRIKHNDIKQSVSRHSKQQPHAEQAGCQADILNQFMDKLSDIDAGVLMMYLDGLKSEDIAQVLGISDNAVRSRIKRIKREFEQNFVGDES, encoded by the coding sequence GTGAACACACAACACGCATTCAAACAGATGCTCGCTGACAACGATGGGCGGATCCGATACATCGCCGACCGCTATGGCGGAGCGAGTGACCGCGACGATATGTATCAGGAAATTCTGCTGCAACTGTGGCGCAGCTATGAAAGCTTTTCGGGACACTCCTCAATCGGCACCTGGGTGTATAAAGTCGCGCTGAATACGGCCAACACCTTTGTCAAAACCCGAATTAAACACAATGACATTAAACAATCCGTTTCGAGGCACAGCAAACAGCAACCTCACGCTGAACAAGCTGGCTGTCAGGCCGATATTCTGAATCAGTTTATGGACAAGCTCAGTGATATCGATGCTGGCGTCCTGATGATGTATCTGGATGGCCTGAAATCGGAAGACATTGCACAAGTATTAGGGATAAGTGACAACGCAGTGCGCTCACGGATAAAGCGCATTAAGCGTGAGTTTGAACAGAACTTTGTAGGAGATGAATCATGA